taattagaaagaattagaaagactctaattctaaaagaaacaatattttaaattatacttattttatatatactaataaattagtttttaaattatatcataatctaaattctaaaattagtagtattaattatatttatagtattggtttatataataacaaacactttaataattattttatattattgatattaataaaattgctAAAAACTTGATCTTTAATCCCTTCAATCCCTTTAAGCTgctaaaaaatactaaaattctatttaaaagaaacacttaaaaataaatttttagatataattattaaatataaaaaattatatcaaattttacttattaatttaatttatattattatttaaaataaaatataactaaataacGAGCAAATAAAcaactaataattattaattattaaaactaatatttcaaaagaaactaaaatagaagGAAAATTAATCCTATTATTAATGAtgtaaaaagatattaaaatccATTTAGGGTGTATATATCTCCTTTCTTAATCACTTATTGAATTgagaatttcatatttaattagaatatatattacacaataattaattaatgtagaCATATATGatgcaattaatttttattgattaataaaaaatttagatttttaatcattatagattaataaattgatatttttaaaatctaatatttttttaattgactaaatatattaattatataaagatGAATTGTAGATTAGTAAAATCCGattcatgaaattatttttgaccCGTATAGTATAAGGACCGGATCCTATCAAAATCCAGAAGTAGTAAGAGAGAGCACACGCCAAGTCATCCAGTTGGAGTCGCTAAATTCTCCACCACACAGGCAGCAAAAGAAGCAAGGAAAGAAACCAAAAGAACCAAACTCAAACCATGTTTATGTTACACAAAATGGCCACATCTCCTTCTCTTTCCTcattctctctcttcctctctaaACCCAAATCACTTACAGTCTTAAAGCCCTCACTCCTCCTTCACTCTCCTCTTAAACGTTTTGTTTCGCTATCTAAACTGCAACCCCAATCCCAAGCGGGAAACTTGGAAGCCGTTTATAGGAAAAGAAATGGCCTTTCTATATCCACTGCTGTTGCTACTACTGAGTCAGCTCCTGTTGCCCAAAATGACATTGCTGAGGATACCCAGAAAGAGGAAACTGAGAAAATTGTGCTTCCCACTAATGAATCATCTGAGAAGCTGCTGAGAATCCGCCACACGGTAAATTTGGATTCCCTTTAGTGGGTTGTGAGTGTTcttatcatttattaattggaAGGAATTTGTATCAGAtgataaacttaaaaattgaatgggtattttgatgatatcagACCTCACTATGCCCCTTACCTATGAGATTTTTTCGGTGCCATAATTCTCCGTTGATATGTCTTGTTGGATGCATTTCTTCAGCATAGTGTTTGGAAAGTCTAAAATGCAGTCGAATCCAGTTTAGTTGAATTCCGTTAGTTGATTCTCATGTTTGGAAAATTTATAATTGCTAAAACTCGGTACTTCCAATTTTAAAAACCAAGTATTTGGAAAGAAATGAAGTCATTCTAACAAGTAACATGATTTTGCAAGAGCAAAATTGAATAGATTTCATACATTTGTTATTCCAAACAGTGCCTTAATAGTGGGTTATGTATTTGTAGTGTGCACATGTCATGGCTATGGCTGTTCAAAAGGTCTATCCAGAAGCAAAAGTGACGATTGGACCGTGGATAGAAAATGGGTTTTATTACGATTTTGATATGGAGCCTCTGACTGATAAAGATCTCAAGAGGATTAAGAAGGAGATGGTGAGTTTATCTGCAATATTATGGTTTCTTTTAACGATTGGGGAAGGTCATGAGTTTGGGAAAAACAATTTTTTGGCCTATGTTTTCAGGGGTACAGAATTTATTTCTTACATCATCTGTAGGATCGCATCATTGGTCAAAATTTACCACTTGTGAGAGAAGAAGTTTCTAGAGAGGAAGCTCAGAAGAGAATAATGGCTGTTAATGAACCTTACAAGATGGAGATTTTGGATAGCATTAAAGAAGATCCCATTACTATTTACCATATTGGTAAGGCCTTTTAGTTATACAATATGTTCTTGTTATCATTTGCTTTATAGCAGAATGAATAGTTGTTAAACAGTACGCCTTTTGAACTTTGTTATGAGTAGGATGAACTGTTTGCAGTCCGTGGAGTACtcaattttttaaacattagtagctcttttgattttctttactCTTGCCTAATTGGTTTTGTTTCCAGGTGATGAATGGTGGGATCTTTGTGCTGGGCCTCATGTCGAAAGTACCGGCAATATCAATAGGAAAGCTGTTGAACTTGAATCTGTTGCGGGTGCTTATTGGAGAGGGGATGAAAAAAGACCAATGCTGCAGCGGATCTATGGAACAGCTTGGGAGAATGAAAATCAATTGAAGGCCTATCTTCACTTCAAAGAAGAAGCCAAACGACGAGATCATAGGCGTCTTGGGCAAGATCTAGATCTCTTTTCTATACAGGTAATGCTTATGTGAAATTATTGTCAGTAACTTgtgataatttatattttcagtaTTTTACAAACCAATGTTATGTTTTCTTGTGTAGGATGAAGCTGGTGGAGGTCTAGTCTTCTGGCATCCAAAGGGTGCCATAGTTAGGCACATTATTGAAGACTCATGGAAGAAAATACATATAGAACATGATTATGATTTGTTATATACACCCCATGTGGCAAAGGCTGATCTCTGGAAGATCAGTGGTCATCTGGACTTCTACAGAGAGAACATGTATGATCAGATGAAGATCGAGGATGAAAATTATCAACTTCGACCTATGAATTGCCCTTACCACATTTTGGTGTACAAAAGAAAGCTTAATTCCTACCGTGATTTTCCAATCAGGGTTGCAGAGCTTGGAACGGTATACAGATATGAGTTGTCTGGAAGCTTACACGGCCTTTTCCGTGTAAGAGGTTTTACCCAGGTACTAGACAATtcagtttattatatttaaaatgtcAGCTTTTATATTAGGGATGTTCTTAATCTTACATCACTGAAAATCTTTGTATTTGTGCTTTGAGGCCTTTCTTTGACGCCTAATATCGTAAATCTTATTTATGGATCATCTACTTGTAGGTTCCATGTGTTCCTATATTATCAATATCATGTGTAACTGATTAGATTACAAAAGCCAGTAACCATctttttagtatattaatcTACCTTTGTTGGATATATCCAGATATTGGATAACAAGTCCTGCCAATTAGAATTCCGTAAAGAATTGATACCAATTTGTTTCTCACCCTGGAACTCTCAAGCCTGGAGACATTAAGAGCTCAACTGGAAGtttctgttattttttaagattctAATTGGCTGATTTGATGGCTGTTGTGCATTATATATGTGGCAAAACAGGGGTGGCATGTCTTgctttcattttgatttttacCTCTTCTGACCACTATAAGTGGACATCTCTCATCTATTTCTTATAAACCTAAGAagactttcaattttatatgtaCAGGATGATGCACACATATTTTGTTTGGAGGATCAAATTAAAGATGAAATTAGGGGGGTCCTAGATCTTACGGAAGAGATACTATTGCAATTTGGTTTCAGGAAATATGAAGTGAATCTCTCAACTAGACCGGATAAATCTGTGGGAGACGATGATATATGGGAGAAAGCAACAACTGCCTTGAGAGATGCTTTGGATGATAAGGGGTGGACCTATCAAATTGATGAAGGTGGTGGTGCGTTTTATGGTCCGAAGATTGATCTTAAGATTGAGGATGCTCTTGGAAGGAAGTGGCAGTGTTCAACTATCCAGGCAAGTTTAAGTTCATTGTACATGTAAATTAAGTGCATTCTTGTGCTTTCTTTCATAGATCTGTAAAGTGGATTGTTGTTTCAGTTGATCCCAAGATATTCTCCAGTACCCTCTTTCAattctcattctttttttcctgTGTGTCTATCTGCGATCCTTATTTGTCTTTGGTGCACAGCTAGATTTCCAATATGTTGGAAACTGTTTTCTCTACAAGATCTTTTAGCATTGATGCATGGTGATGTTGAAATTGTCCTTCTGAATCATAACTGttccttaaaatttttaatgcaggttgattttaatttaccTCAGCGGTTCGACATTACTTATGTTGATTCGAACTCAGAGAAGAAGCGGCCTATAATGATACATAGAGCAGTGCTCGGATCCATGGAAAGGTTCTTTGGGGTCTTGATAGAGCATTATGCTGGGGATTTTCCTTTGTGGCTCTCTCCTATCCAAGTTCGAGTTTTACCGGTTACTGACACACAGGTAAGTACTGTTTCTGACTTCGTCGTGCTGTGTAATTGGATTATGCATTACAAAATTTATGATAGTGATTATATATGAGCACTTATTGCATACAATGAACAAACTGCATTTGTTTCTGCAGCTTGAATACTGCAGAGAAGTGACCAGTAAACTGAAAGAGAATGGCATTCGAACGGAACTTTTCCATGGCGAGCGTTTGCCGAAGCTCATTAGAAATGCAGAGAAGCAGAAAATTCCGTTAATGGCAGTAGTAGGACCCAAAGAGGTTGAGACTCAAAGTGTCACGATCAGATCTAGGTTCAGTGGGGAACTTGGCACCATGACAATTGATGATTTTATCAGCAGAATTAAGTCTGCGATTGAAAAGAGAACTTCATTATGAAGTTGGTAATAGgtaatcaattattttgtttattttaaagaatttgtATACAGATATgagatagaaaaaaaaaaaaaagagaaggaaatttaaatatagtaagcggattaaaaatatatatttatttatcaaaaaaaatttacttcttccttcttctttttgccCATCTTACAAGTTCAGAGGCTAAACTGACCCTTtgtctgaaaagaaaaataaacgtCCATAACAATGCTACAACAATTGGCATAGCTTTGTCATATAAAGTGATATATGCTTAATAACGttcatattttctatttctccagttcaacaaagaaaaaagaaagttcaaTTTCTATCTCTTACTTTTCTTCCATGGCCTTCTCTGCTGTATTCTTTTAGAAGTCCTCAAAccaattattttttctcttggTAACCTCATGCCCAGCAACCGCTCCGATTGCCAATCCAACTGGCATAACCCATCATAACTATCATCAAGCTAACTTCAAATAGAGATCCTGGCTCTTCAGGATTTGGTGGGAAAACCTCAAACTGTCCCCATCTTTTGGTCAATGGCGCTCCTCAAAGTCCCATATTCCCCTCATATGTGATTCATTCTCAAATGTGTCAAATTGCTTTTGTTGAGGGATGGGCTCTGAAAGATTGTTGTAAGACAGAGAAAGATGAAAGAGAAGTGAATTCAGTTAGTTCCATAGGTATCTCTCCTGAGAGCTGGTTTTTAGAAAGTTTCATGCATTCCGATTGCTACATGTTTGCCAAAGGTATATGATCTGTCAGACTGTTGTCGGAGAAATTGAGGCCATGTACCCGTCAGATTCCCAATCACATTTGGATTCACTCTTTCAAATTTGTTACTTGACAGATCAATCCCTGCCAATGTGCTTggaattttcttataatcTAACTGGAACCCTTTGTCATTCCTAATTATCGATTAATATTGTCCAGGTGAAATTATCGGAAATAAGTGACGTTCTTGATCAAGACTCTCACCCAAATATATCATTTGGCGAGCATCTACTTGCTTCATGGCATCTCAGTTCACAGAATACATAATGGGAGCTCACCAGTAAAGTTACTTTGTGACACGTGAATGATGTGAAGCTTTGAGAATCCATTAGCTCCAATTTTCCTTATTACACCATAAAGATCATGGGACTGCAAAATGAGGATTTTCAGCTCTGGAAGAGTTCTCAACCAAGAAGAGAAAGTATCAGTTAATTGGTTATGACCAAAGTCAACCAACTCTAACTGTCTGCAGTTGGCTAACGATCTTGGTACTTGTCTACGTAACCGGTTTTGACTTAAATTGATCATTTTCAAGTTGCATCCATTTCTCGCTATCAGAGAACCTGAGGGAGATCCTTCCAGCTTGTTATGAAGGTCTAAGATTCTCAGGCGAGCTCATTGAATAACAACCTGACCTTCCCCAAAACCGGCTGAGTTATAAAACAGGTTAACATACTTCATAAAAGTTTACTTATGTTTCAATTACATGATATATGGCCATATATGCTGTTGGAAGAAAGATCAAGAAATTGCACCTCATTTTGATTGTGCAAGAAACTTGTGGACTCGCAAAGATTGCAGGAATCAATcctaaattagtaaaaattcgAAACCATGCTAACATTCGCATTGAGCAGCCCcaaattattgaataataacATCAGTACCTATCCATTAGGTTATTCCCTTGATTTGCATGGCGTGGAATccaatctcttaattttatagaaatttagaCTAAATTGTCCGCTTTTGCTAAGTGGATGAGATTGgccaaaaatttaaaattcaagtaAATTGGCCATTGACTCCAAGTTGAGGGAAAAAAATTAACCTTTAAACCTATATAAAATGTACTATTAAAGTATGAAAATAccttatatatacatatataatatgaacCTATTAAAATACACCCGCAGTTAAACTTTTAGTTGTTCTCAAGTAAATAgcaatttaagaattaatctttgcaaaaataataaagaagatTTATACTCTTAGCTTAAAGATGTTACTCAAAAGAATCTTATTAATGCAAAGATCATGTCAATTCAAAAACAACTTGaattatcaaaatttctttaaaaatataaactcaatCAATGTTAATCAAAAGACTCAAGCATCAAATCATTCATATCTGTTTCACAACAAATAACTTAACTCCTTTCAAAGGATACAATTATGGTGCATAATCCAAATCATCATAACCTTAATCAAAAGGTAAATCTTCATTTATAACAAGAAATCAATAGgcatttatttttcataacaCTTACTTTTCAAgctcttttacttttattttattttctttctttcaccTATTGGCTTTAAACctgatacttgaaaaatttctttcttttctgagatgttatatttttttatgcaaaTACAAACATGGATAACGAATACacctggttactcaacaaaacATATATGAATGCACatggttactcaacaaaatATACATCAAGATGTTTTGCatatttataatcttaatTGCCTTTTTACACGAAAATCGACATTGGTCATGAAGATCCCTGGTTACTAAACAGGTAAAATAAATGgaatagaattattaaactTAGAGTATTAACTTGCCCATATCATATCTCATAAACTTATGTAAGCcatttcaataataataaaataataatctaaatcatacatttctaattatacCCAACTCAAACTTGTCAAACTGTTTATCATATCCATATGCAAAAGATGAACACTTGACCATTTAAGTGCAAATAACTCATAAGTTCACACTTATATATGTCTAAAAATCAATTCAAGAACTCAAGGGTCAACGTAATAGCATTCTTTCATTGATTctttatatagaataataacaaaaagctgagtgaaaaaaatttaaaagtttacaaaaattaatcaaaagttACTAAATACATGGCATAtctagataaaataaaattaaagaattattttaatttcttttccccACACTTATCTCTGAAATTACCCTCAATGTCATAGGCATATATGAACAATcaaataatagagaaaaagatagaatactTCTTTGAATATTTGGAAGACAACTTGTTTGCCATATCATCCCAAAGTCACCTTAAATAAACTTAAAGAACCATCATCTATAAGAATCacattagttaaaataaaatgttgaaATCAAAACATAATCATAAAGTTATGATTATAAAAcaaatcataaaagaaatcctaaatGGCTAGAAAGCATAGAAATCTTAAGGCagctaaaagtaaaaataaaactccTAAGGTAGCTAGATATCTAAGtcctaaaaag
The sequence above is drawn from the Ricinus communis isolate WT05 ecotype wild-type chromosome 7, ASM1957865v1, whole genome shotgun sequence genome and encodes:
- the LOC8275948 gene encoding threonine--tRNA ligase, chloroplastic/mitochondrial 2; this encodes MFMLHKMATSPSLSSFSLFLSKPKSLTVLKPSLLLHSPLKRFVSLSKLQPQSQAGNLEAVYRKRNGLSISTAVATTESAPVAQNDIAEDTQKEETEKIVLPTNESSEKLLRIRHTCAHVMAMAVQKVYPEAKVTIGPWIENGFYYDFDMEPLTDKDLKRIKKEMDRIIGQNLPLVREEVSREEAQKRIMAVNEPYKMEILDSIKEDPITIYHIGDEWWDLCAGPHVESTGNINRKAVELESVAGAYWRGDEKRPMLQRIYGTAWENENQLKAYLHFKEEAKRRDHRRLGQDLDLFSIQDEAGGGLVFWHPKGAIVRHIIEDSWKKIHIEHDYDLLYTPHVAKADLWKISGHLDFYRENMYDQMKIEDENYQLRPMNCPYHILVYKRKLNSYRDFPIRVAELGTVYRYELSGSLHGLFRVRGFTQDDAHIFCLEDQIKDEIRGVLDLTEEILLQFGFRKYEVNLSTRPDKSVGDDDIWEKATTALRDALDDKGWTYQIDEGGGAFYGPKIDLKIEDALGRKWQCSTIQVDFNLPQRFDITYVDSNSEKKRPIMIHRAVLGSMERFFGVLIEHYAGDFPLWLSPIQVRVLPVTDTQLEYCREVTSKLKENGIRTELFHGERLPKLIRNAEKQKIPLMAVVGPKEVETQSVTIRSRFSGELGTMTIDDFISRIKSAIEKRTSL